Below is a genomic region from Sulfurovum riftiae.
TTTCCTGAGGCCGCAGTACAAGGGGGTGAAACAATTGAAGAAAAACGTTCTTATCATTGGCGCAGGAGGTGTTGCCAAGGTGGTGGCCCACAAGTGCGCGCAGCACAACGACGAACTCGGTCGTATTGCTATCGCGTCGCGCAGCATCTCCAAATGCCAGGCCATCATCGAC
It encodes:
- a CDS encoding saccharopine dehydrogenase NADP-binding domain-containing protein, which gives rise to MKQLKKNVLIIGAGGVAKVVAHKCAQHNDELGRIAIASRSISKCQAIID